A window of the Helianthus annuus cultivar XRQ/B chromosome 4, HanXRQr2.0-SUNRISE, whole genome shotgun sequence genome harbors these coding sequences:
- the LOC110936969 gene encoding DNA damage-binding protein 1 translates to MSTYNYVVTAHKPTNVTHSCVGNFTAPQQLNLIIAKCTRIEIHLLTPQGLQPMLDVPIYGRIATLELFRSHGETQDLLFIATERYKFCVLQWDADANEVITRAMGDVSDRIGRPTDNGQIGIIDPDCRLIGLHLYDGLFKVIPFDNKGQLKEAFNIRLEELQVLDIKFLYGCPKPTIVVLYQDNKDARHVKTYEVSLKDKDFVEGPWSQNNLDNGADLLIPVPPPFCGVLIIGEETIVYCSASAFKAIPIRPSITRAYGRVDADGSRYLLGDLSGLLHLLVIVHEKEKVTGLKIELLGETSIASTISYLDNAFVYVGSSFGDSQLIKLNLQPDAKGSYVEVLERYVNLGPIVDFCVVDLERQGQGQVVTCSGAYKDGSLCIVRNGIGINEQASVELQGIKGMWSLRSATDDLYDTFLVVSFISETRILAMNVEDELEETEIEGFSSQVQTLFCHDAVHNQLVQVTSSSVRLVSSVSRELRHEWHAPIENSINVATANATQVLLATRGGHLVYIEIGDGVLVEKKHAELKYDISCLDINPIGENLHYSNLAAVGMWTDISVRIFSLPDLELKTEEHLGGEIIPRSVLLCAFEGIPYLLCALGDGHLLNFLLNTVTGELTDRKKVSLGTQPITLRTFSSKNTTHVFAASDRPTVIYSSNKKLLYSNVNLKEVSHMCPFNSAAFPDSLAIAKEGELTIGTIDDIQKLHIRSIPLGEYARRICHQEKSRTFAICSLKYNQSSTEDSEMHFIRLLDDQTFDFLSTYALDQFENGCSILSCSFSDDNNAYYCVGTAYVMPEENEPSKGRILVFMVEDGKLQLVAEKETKGAVYSLNAFNGKLLAAINQKIQLYKWMLRDDGTRELQSECGHHGHILALYVQTRGDFIVVGDLMKSISLLIYKHEEGAIEERARDYNANWMSAVEILDDDIYLGAENNFNLFTVRKNSEGATDEERGRLEVVGEYHLGEFVNRFRHGSLVMRLPDSDVGQIPTIIFGTVNGVIGVIASLPQDQYIFMEKLQSNLRKVIKGVGGLSHEQWRSFYNEKKSADSRNFLDGDLIESFLDLGRSRMEEISKSMNVSVEEVMKRVEELTRLH, encoded by the exons ATGAGCACGTATAATTACGTGGTTACAGCCCATAAACCCACCAATGTCACTCATTCATGCGTCGGCAATTTCACTGCTCCACAACAACTCAATCTTATTATCGC GAAATGCACGCGTATCGAGATTCATTTACTTACTCCTCAAGGCTTGCAG CCTATGTTGGATGTGCCAATATACGGAAGAATTGCAACTCTAGAACTTTTCCGTTCTCAT GGTGAAACACAAGACCTTCTGTTTATTGCAACCGAAAGATACAAATTTTGTGTTCTTCAATGGGATGCTGATGCAAATGAGGTTATTACAAG AGCTATGGGTGATGTCTCGGATCGCATAGGCAGACCTACAGATAATGGCCAG ATAGGCATAATTGACCCCGACTGCAGACTCATCGGGCTTCATTTGTATGATGGGTTGTTTAAG GTCATTCCATTCGATAACAAAGGACAACTCAAAGAAGCATTTAACATCAG GCTAGAAGAACTTCAAGTTTTGGATATCAAATTTCTATACGGTTGTCCAAAGCCTACAATCGTTGTTCTTTATCAG GATAATAAAGACGCACGCCATGTAAAAACATACGAGGTATCGTTGAAGGATAAAGACTTTGTTGAAGGTCCATGGTCTCAAAACAATCTTGATAATGGGGCCGATTTGCTAATTCCAGTCCCGCCACCTTTTTGTGGTGTATTAATCATCGGGGAGGAGACAATTGTGTATTGTAGTGCTTCCGCTTTTAAAGCTATACCCATTAGACCC TCTATTACTAGAGCGTATGGAAGGGTGGATGCGGATGGTTCGAGGTATTTACTTGGTGACCTTAGTGGGCTTCTTCACTTGCTTGTCATAGTCCACGAGAAAGAAAA GGTTACCGGACTCAAAATTGAGCTTCTAGGGGAAACATCTATCGCATCAACTATATCATATCTTGATAATGCATTTGTATATGTCGGCTCAAGCTTTGGAGATTCCCAG CTTATCAAATTAAATCTTCAGCCTGATGCAAAAGGGTCTTACGTGGAAGTGCTAGAAAGATATGTCAACTTGGGCCCAATTGTTGACTTTTGTGTGGTTGACTTAGAGAGGCAAGGTCAAGGGCAGGTTGTAACTTGTTCAGGAGCATATAAAGATGGTTCCCTTTGCATTGTTAGAAACGGGATTGGGATAAACGAACAG GCGTCCGTGGAACTACAAGGTATCAAAGGAATGTGGTCACTAAGATCAGCTACAGACGATCTGTACGACACATTTTTGGTTGTGAGTTTCATCAGTGAGACTCGAATATTAGCAATGAACGTAGAAGATGAGCTGGAGGAAACTGAGATTGAGGGCTTTAGTTCTCAAGTACAAACTTTATTTTGTCATGATGCCGTGCATAATCAACTTGTTCAG GTTACTTCAAGCTCCGTGAGACTCGTGAGTTCAGTATCGAGAGAATTAAGACACGAATGGCATGCACCTATTGAGAACTCTATTAATGTTGCCACTGCTAACGCTACTCAA GTTCTATTGGCTACTAGAGGTGGCCATCTTGTTTACATTGAAATCGGTGACGGAGTTTTAGTAGAAAAAAAACACGCCGAactgaaatacgatatttcatgcCTTGACATAAACCCGATAGGTGAAAATCTTCACTATAGTAATCTTGCGGCAGTCGGTATGTGGACGGATATTAGTGTCAGAATATTTTCACTCCCTGACCTAGAGCTCAAGACCGAAGAGCATTTAGGTGGTGAAATTATTCCTCGTTCCGTTCTTCTCTGTGCCTTTGAAGGG ATACCATACTTGTTGTGTGCACTTGGAGATGGTCATCTTTTGAACTTTTTACTGAACACAGTCACTGGCGAATTGACGGATCGAAAAAAAGTATCACTCGGGACCCAACCGATAACACTTAGAACATTTTCATCGAAAAATACCACTCATGTTTTTGCAGCCTCTGATAGGCCAACTGTTATTTACAGCAGTAACAAAAAGTTACTCTACAGTAACGTGAACCTAAAAGAAGTTAGTCATATGTGCCCTTTCAATTCTGCTGCTTTTCCCGACAG TCTTGCAATTGCGAAAGAAGGTGAGTTAACAATCGGGACAATTGATGATATTCAGAAGCTTCACATCCGCTCAATCCCTCTTGGTGAATACGCAAGGCGTATTTGCCATCAAGAAAAGTCTCGTACATTTGCCATATGTAGTTTAAAGTACAACCAGTCAAGCACAGAGGATTCTGAAATGCACTTCATTCGGTTGTTAGATGATCAAACCTTTGATTTCCTATCAACTTACGCACTTGATCAATTTGAGAATGGCTGTTCCATACTCAGTTGCTCTTTCTCAGACGATAATAACGCATATTATTGTGTTGGCACGGCTTATGTTATGCCAGAGGAGAATGAACCATCAAAG GGGCGTATTTTGGTTTTCATGGTTGAAGATGGAAAGCTTCAACTAGTAGCTGAGAAAGAAACGAAGGGCGCGGTGTACTCCTTGAATGCTTTTAACGGTAAACTACTGGCTGCTATAAATCAAAAAATTCAACTGTACAAGTGGATGCTTCGTGACGACGGTACACGTGAATTGCAATCTGAATGTGGGCATCATGGCCACATACTTGCTCTCTATGTGCAAACTCGTGGGGATTTCATCGTCGTTGGTGATTTAATGAAATCAATTTCACTCTTGATTTATAAG CATGAGGAAGGTGCTATAGAGGAACGAGCGCGTGATTACAACGCCAATTGGATGTCAGCAGTCGAGATTCTTGACGACGACATTTACCTCGGTGCTGAAAACAACTTCAACCTTTTTACTGTCCGCAAAAACAGCGAAGGCGCCACTGACGAGGAACGGGGGCGTCTAGAGGTGGTTGGTGAATACCACCTTGGTGAGTTCGTGAACCGGTTCCGACACGGTTCACTCGTGATGCGGTTGCCCGATTCTGATGTTGGTCAAATCCCAACCATTATTTTTGGGACGGTCAATGGAGTCATCGGTGTCATTGCTTCACTCCCTCAAGACCAGTACATTTTCATGGAGAAACTTCAGTCGAATCTGAGGAAGGTTATAAAAGGCGTTGGCGGTTTGAGCCATGAACAATGGAGATCGTTTTATAACGAAAAGAAATCCGCTGACTCCAGAAATTTCTTGGATGGTGATTTAATTGAGTCGTTTCTTGATCTTGGAAGGAGCAGAATGGAAGAGATTTCAAAATCTATGAATGTTTCAGTTGAGGAAGTCATGAAGAGAGTAGAAGAATTAACAAGATTGCATTAA